A genomic stretch from candidate division WOR-3 bacterium includes:
- a CDS encoding FAD/NAD(P)-binding protein: protein MNNPYQPIPTKILDVIEETPNIRTFVLKPEKEIPFLAGQFVELTIPGFGEAPFTPSSSHFEREVLEMTIMRVGRATGALFTKKPGDLLGIRGPYGKPYPLKEFEGRDIYIVGGGVGLAPLRALFLALVHEINKYGRIFLRYGARTPKDIVYKKQLKEWEKIKKVDIDLSVDSADEPWERKVGVVTCLMDEIPCDVKKSVAVVCGPPIMMKFVTKKLLDAGFPGKSIYLSMEMNMSCGLGQCGHCRLGPYFTCKDGPVLTWEQIKDIEEPFL from the coding sequence ATGAACAATCCATACCAGCCAATTCCTACCAAAATTTTGGATGTTATTGAGGAAACGCCCAATATCCGGACTTTTGTTTTGAAGCCCGAAAAGGAGATACCGTTTCTTGCCGGGCAGTTTGTTGAGTTGACCATACCCGGCTTTGGTGAGGCGCCGTTCACACCGTCTTCGTCCCATTTCGAGCGCGAGGTTCTTGAGATGACGATAATGCGGGTTGGTCGAGCGACCGGTGCGCTTTTTACCAAGAAGCCCGGAGATCTGCTTGGCATTCGGGGACCTTATGGCAAACCGTATCCGCTAAAAGAGTTTGAGGGCAGGGATATTTACATCGTGGGCGGCGGCGTTGGTCTGGCACCTTTGCGGGCGCTGTTTCTTGCACTGGTTCATGAAATAAATAAGTATGGTAGAATTTTCCTTCGTTACGGTGCCCGGACACCGAAAGACATTGTCTATAAGAAGCAGTTGAAGGAGTGGGAGAAGATAAAGAAGGTGGATATCGACCTTTCGGTAGACAGCGCTGATGAACCCTGGGAAAGGAAGGTTGGGGTTGTGACCTGCCTGATGGACGAAATACCCTGCGATGTGAAAAAGAGCGTTGCGGTCGTATGCGGTCCGCCGATAATGATGAAGTTTGTAACCAAGAAACTGCTTGATGCCGGTTTTCCGGGAAAGTCAATTTATCTTTCGATGGAAATGAATATGTCCTGTGGCTTGGGTCAGTGCGGACACTGTCGGCTTGGTCCCTATTTCACCTGCAAAGATGGACCGGTTCTGACCTGGGAACAGATAAAGGACATTGAGGAGCCTTTCCTGTGA
- a CDS encoding 4Fe-4S dicluster domain-containing protein, with product MTIYFLPNERRVNWLARLAGGYNLFIPVKAGNGVHWQRFEKEQVDLDALALKEIRAAEPIKSFLFSPRERVALFPEPLEEPADGKPALLFGVKGCDLRGLAVHQKMFLEGEFADPFYSKRLKETVLIGADCPEPKDSCFCNLVGLKPYTVDGVDLVLSVIDEGWLVEVVSERGAKLIEGENWQPAAERQISKRDAQRQQAEGVLQQRNPKPLNPNLPQVIAERTNDEKFWAEAAKDCVECFGCLMTCPTCFCFLLYDQAKGDKVERTKVWDACYMAMYARVGGGANPRAKFIKRFINRFHCKFMHGKNQHGFYFCSGCGRCFTACMGKIDIRNIIGRL from the coding sequence TTGACGATATACTTCTTACCAAACGAAAGGCGCGTCAACTGGCTCGCCCGACTTGCGGGCGGGTACAACCTGTTCATTCCGGTTAAGGCTGGTAATGGAGTACACTGGCAGCGGTTTGAAAAAGAACAGGTTGATTTAGATGCTCTGGCGTTAAAGGAGATTCGTGCGGCCGAGCCGATAAAATCTTTCCTTTTCAGCCCTCGGGAACGGGTTGCTCTCTTTCCCGAACCACTCGAGGAGCCGGCTGATGGAAAGCCGGCTCTTCTTTTTGGAGTGAAGGGGTGCGACCTGAGAGGTTTGGCGGTTCATCAAAAGATGTTCCTGGAGGGTGAGTTTGCGGACCCATTTTATTCTAAACGATTAAAAGAGACGGTTCTTATCGGGGCAGATTGTCCTGAGCCCAAAGACAGTTGCTTCTGTAATCTTGTTGGGCTGAAGCCTTATACGGTTGATGGGGTGGATTTAGTCCTCAGTGTAATTGATGAGGGTTGGCTTGTTGAGGTTGTGTCGGAAAGAGGGGCAAAGCTGATTGAGGGCGAAAATTGGCAACCTGCGGCTGAGAGGCAGATTAGCAAGCGGGATGCGCAAAGGCAGCAGGCAGAAGGTGTGTTACAGCAGCGCAATCCTAAACCGCTGAATCCAAATTTACCACAGGTGATTGCTGAAAGAACCAACGATGAAAAGTTCTGGGCGGAAGCAGCAAAGGATTGCGTCGAATGTTTTGGCTGTCTGATGACCTGTCCGACCTGTTTCTGTTTCTTACTGTACGACCAGGCAAAAGGTGATAAAGTGGAGCGCACCAAAGTTTGGGATGCCTGTTATATGGCGATGTATGCTCGAGTTGGGGGCGGTGCAAATCCCCGGGCAAAGTTCATTAAACGGTTTATAAACCGGTTTCACTGCAAGTTTATGCATGGAAAGAATCAACACGGGTTTTACTTCTGCTCGGGCTGTGGCAGATGCTTTACCGCTTGTATGGGTAAGATAGATATCAGGAATATTATAGGACGCTTATGA
- the thiL gene encoding thiamine-phosphate kinase: MRINHLGEAKIIELIGQTVKKRNKVLIGIGDDACVLKDGQTVVTTDSYAQGVHFDLSYMSYRDVGTHCACACLSDVVAMGAQPIALLVALALPSNMPVDELRQLYKGLDFVCNRLNCEIVGGDIIAFDQPVLTLTALGKTSRPLLRAAAKPKDFLCITGFAGLSETGRLLLAQGKTASRYQRATVRHLCPLPRIKVMTRLRRRINALIDTSDGIATDARHIAEMSRVRIVIQPELIPIHPVTRALTKKLGIDTVRFCLTAGEDYELLFTTNTKPPSRIDNTPITIIGRVETGTGVYLEQKGTITPLPLHGYDHFQHP, encoded by the coding sequence ATGCGGATTAATCATTTAGGAGAGGCAAAAATAATCGAACTCATCGGTCAAACAGTAAAAAAGAGAAATAAAGTTTTGATTGGTATCGGTGATGACGCCTGCGTCTTAAAGGATGGCCAAACAGTAGTCACAACCGACAGTTATGCCCAGGGTGTTCACTTTGACCTTTCTTATATGAGTTATCGTGATGTTGGGACACATTGTGCCTGTGCCTGCCTTTCCGATGTGGTGGCGATGGGTGCTCAACCCATTGCCCTGCTGGTTGCTCTGGCACTCCCGAGTAATATGCCGGTCGATGAATTACGACAGCTTTATAAAGGGTTAGACTTTGTTTGCAACAGATTAAACTGTGAGATTGTGGGCGGGGACATCATCGCATTTGACCAACCGGTTCTGACATTAACCGCACTGGGCAAAACCTCAAGACCTCTATTACGTGCTGCCGCCAAACCCAAAGACTTTCTCTGCATCACCGGTTTTGCCGGATTGTCTGAAACCGGTCGGCTACTCCTTGCTCAAGGTAAAACCGCGTCGCGGTACCAGCGAGCGACAGTCCGCCACTTATGCCCCTTACCCCGAATCAAAGTGATGACACGCCTACGGCGCAGGATAAACGCCCTGATTGATACATCAGACGGCATCGCCACCGATGCCCGGCACATCGCTGAGATGAGCCGGGTGCGTATCGTCATCCAGCCTGAACTTATCCCGATTCATCCTGTTACCCGGGCGCTCACAAAAAAACTTGGTATTGACACTGTTCGCTTCTGTCTTACTGCCGGCGAAGATTATGAACTGCTCTTCACAACAAATACAAAGCCGCCATCCCGCATCGACAACACACCAATCACTATTATTGGGAGAGTAGAAACCGGAACCGGCGTTTACCTCGAACAAAAAGGCACCATTACCCCATTGCCACTGCACGGCTATGACCATTTTCAACACCCCTGA
- the nrdR gene encoding transcriptional repressor NrdR — MKCPFCESVEDRVLDSRPSQDGTAIRRRRECAHCGKRFTTYEYVEQMPLMVVKRDGRREPYDRQKLLNGILLACRKRPVSRTDIEKLIDAVETKLTADSRVEVSSTELGELVLEQLLSIDPVAYVRFASVYRQFNSPEQFVEELKNLKKGVQCGKTGKTGSQES; from the coding sequence ATGAAGTGCCCTTTTTGCGAAAGTGTTGAAGACCGGGTTCTTGACTCCCGCCCTTCTCAAGACGGAACTGCTATTAGGCGTCGCCGGGAGTGCGCGCATTGCGGTAAAAGATTTACCACATATGAGTATGTTGAACAGATGCCATTGATGGTTGTGAAACGCGACGGACGCCGCGAACCTTATGACCGGCAAAAACTGCTGAATGGTATTTTGCTCGCCTGCCGTAAACGGCCCGTAAGCCGAACCGATATTGAAAAGCTCATCGACGCAGTTGAAACAAAACTAACCGCAGACAGTCGGGTGGAAGTCAGTTCCACGGAACTCGGAGAACTGGTACTTGAGCAGTTACTATCAATTGACCCGGTAGCGTATGTCCGTTTTGCCTCGGTCTACCGGCAATTTAATAGTCCTGAACAGTTTGTGGAGGAGTTAAAAAATCTCAAGAAAGGAGTGCAGTGTGGGAAAACCGGTAAAACGGGCTCGCAAGAAAGTTGA